One window of Triticum dicoccoides isolate Atlit2015 ecotype Zavitan chromosome 5A, WEW_v2.0, whole genome shotgun sequence genomic DNA carries:
- the LOC119304387 gene encoding probable glycosyltransferase 6, translating into MASETAPFGLTGTAGKAGASAAHRPHVHDALVFAAGAVAAVLLLLCFSSLLAPTPVPNLVAGPSLPFPTSFPQPQENDSEDGLYARVAARPHTFYDDPKLSYAVGRRVAGWDAKRAEWLRLHYPRGPGERVLMLSGSQSYPCAGDGGDHMLLRFLKNKVDYARLHGIELLYNTALLQPDMVAYWAKIPVVRAAMLAHPEAEWVWWLDADAVVTDMDFAPPLATRYKDYNLVVHGWDREVYEARSWVGLNAGVFLIRNCQWSLDFMDAWASMGPASPQYARWGKTLKATLSDKPDAESDDQSALAYLLLKNPKKWGARTYLENQYYFQGYWAEIVDKLDGVAERYRAAERRFGPALRRRHAEGEHALYAAARNAALRKKDGGVPGPDGGGQKASAWRRPFVTHFTGCNPCGGRPNEIYSNESCAEGMRRALNLADDQVLRAYGFRHAGPLKDNVRPLVA; encoded by the coding sequence ATGGCCTCGGAGACCGCGCCGTTCGGCCTCACGGGGACGGCGGGCAAGGCCGGCGCGTCCGCGGCGCACAGGCCGCACGTCCACGACGCGCTCGTCTTCGCCGCGGGCGCCGTCGCGGccgtgctcctcctcctctgcttctcaTCCCTGCTCGCTCCAACGCCCGTGCCCAACCTCGTCGCCGGCCCCTCCCTCCCCTTCCCCACCTCCTTCCCGCAGCCGCAGGAGAACGACTCCGAGGACGGCCTCTACGCCAGGGTCGCCGCACGCCCGCACACCTTCTACGACGACCCCAAGCTCTCCTACGCCGTGGGCCGGCGGGTGGCCGGCTGGGACGCGAAGCGGGCCGAGTGGCTGCGCCTGCACTACCCGCGCGGCCCCGGGGAGCGCGTCCTCATGCTCTCCGGCTCCCAGTCCTACCCctgcgccggcgacggcggcgaccacaTGCTGCTCCGCTTCCTCAAGAACAAGGTCGACTACGCGCGCCTCCACGGGATAGAGCTGCTCTACAACACGGCGCTGCTGCAGCCCGACATGGTGGCCTACTGGGCCAAGATCCCCGTGGTGCGCGCCGCCATGCTCGCCCACCCGGAGGCCGAGTGGGTCTGGTGGCTCGACGCCGACGCCGTCGTCACCGACATGGACTTCGCGCCCCCGCTCGCCACCAGGTACAAGGACTACAACCTCGTCGTCCACGGCTGGGACAGGGAGGTGTACGAGGCCAGGTCCTGGGTCGGCCtcaacgccggcgtcttcctcATCCGCAACTGCCAGTGGTCGCTCGACTTCATGGACGCATGGGCCAGCATGGGCCCGGCCTCGCCGCAGTACGCGCGATGGGGCAAGACCCTCAAGGCCACGCTCAGCGACAAGCCCGACGCCGAGTCCGACGACCAGTCGGCGCTGGCATACCTGCTGCTCAAGAACCCCAAAAAATGGGGCGCCAGGACCTACCTCGAGAACCAGTACTACTTCCAGGGCTACTGGGCGGAGATCGTGGACAAGCTCGACGGCGTCGCGGAGCGGTACCGGGCGGCGGAGCGGCGGTTCGGGCCCGCGCTCCGGCGGCGGCACGCGGAGGGGGAGCACGCGCTGTACGCGGCGGCGAGGAACGCGGCCCTGAGGAAGAAGGACGGCGGCGTCCCGGGGCCCGACGGGGGCGGGCAGAAGGCGTCCGCCTGGCGCCGGCCCTTCGTGACGCACTTCACCGGATGCAACCCCTGCGGCGGCAGGCCCAACGAGATCTACTCCAACGAGAGCTGCGCCGAGGGGATGCGGCGCGCGCTCAACCTCGCCGACGACCAGGTGCTCCGCGCCTACGGATTCCGCCACGCCGGGCCGCTCAAGGACAACGTGCGCCCGCTCGTAGCCTAG